Part of the Trypanosoma brucei gambiense DAL972 chromosome 8, complete sequence genome, ATTCGCTGCTATAGCGGCCGCCACGGTTGATTAAGCTGCATTTTGTCTTAGTGCTCATCCCGTGGAAAAAGGGGGCTCAAGGCAGGGGTAGGACTACTACTGGTGTATGGATtaggaaagaaagtgctgcaGGGGTAAAATAGTGGGATACATGGCTCAATGCTGAGCGCCATGCGGGAACGTGCAAACCTTTCGATGCCGCGATTCCAGGTAAGAGGAAAGGAGTTGCGATCTTGATCTCTTGGCACGGCTGGTTTTCTTCGGACCCTCATCTATTTATGCGAGTTTCAGTTATTCTCAGTGTTGGCACTGTGTTGGTGTGTTCAGCGCGAAGGCCCTTTACACGTGGAAATGCCTGCGGCACCGGGGGTCCATAACCACTGCCATCACACCACGTGGTTAGTTATATCCTTATCTCCTTCCTGTTCATTTCGTTTTGCACTGAGTTCCTGTGATGTTATTACCCTTCCTCTACTGCTTTTTTACCTCTCATTTCCCACCACTTCTTAACTCTTCATGGTGTGTTTGCGGATGCCTATCGATGATCAGTGATATTTGCGTTAGGTGAAGAACGGCgtgaggggaagagaagtaCTTAGTAACACGGTATCTTTCGCGGTCCCTGGACAATATCTGAAAGTGAGCCGGTACCACTTCTGCCTCCTCCGCTCCACCTTCATCCTAGTGGATTTTTAAATTGGTGTGACCAACACACATTGTTATATAAACGGAGTCACAGAACTGCGTTCCAACCGCCGCTACTGCCAGCACATAAACGGCTATGGGTTCCGGGGTAGGAAGACTCGGAGAGAAAAGCCACGGCCATGAGGGGGGAGTCTTCAGAGGAGAGAACGGTAGTAAAACTGACAACACTATCGCAGCCGCTGGAAACAGCGTTGGTGAAAATGGCCCGCGTCTGCTAGATGGGCTGCCCGCAGTATCGACGGCGAGAGGAAGCAAAATAGCTGAGGACGATGTGGACGCCGACGATGAGGAAAGTGACTGTGATGCAAACCAGGATGATAACAGTCGTACgcaaaggaagaagttgGCACTCATCGTTAACAATGGCGATTGCGCCACTGCCCCAGAAAGTAGCCAGCAATTCAATGCAGTCCCTTGCACTGACCACCTTCCACAATCTACGCATCCTGCTGGGGGTGAAGAGATGATGAGAGTGCAGCGAACCTCAAACTCCGTACCCGATCCCGCAGAAGCAGTGGGTACAGAAACTATCGGTGATAGGGAGCGGACGCGTGACAGTGCTGACTGTCAACTCAGACTAAGTGCCTCACGCCGCAGGATCACACACGGCAGGGACGATAAATCCAACAGCACAAAGACAGCGCCGTCCTCGGAGTTCATCCTGGAAATGGATAAAACAGCGAACGGCTTATCAGACTACCCGAGCGACGGACCTGCGCGCTCTAGCACCCAAGTCTCCCTGAGAGAACGAGGGCTGAAAGACATGACGTCGGTGCACAACCCGCAAGCTACACCCACAAGCATCCTGCGGAAAAACAGCTGTGAGACGCGTGAGCTATCCCACAACCTGCAGTCGAACGCAAGCGACACAAACACCATCGACGGATCAGATATCCCCTCGCGAAGCCCCCGAATGGGGCCGTCTCTCCCCGTGTCAACGAACATAAACGATGTTGATATGCTTAGTAGTCACGAGGAGATGGAAGATGACCTACAGCGCATCTCTGCGTTGATCAGACGTATGCACCAGCAGGGGAATGACCCCCTACCGGGGGAAGCAGGGGGTGCCTCTGTGGGTTACTACCCGTAATATCTACTTACTTTTTTAAGGTgttcctgttttgttttttacccTCTGGTTTAGTTGTATTGACTTGTTATGTTTTGCCGCACCATGCCCCCCCCCATCATCAATTTCATCTTTCCGCAGTGGTACATCTGCCTTAGTTGTTCTACCGTGTTGTGGGGGATGCACGTTGCCCCACGCGGCTAAATAGTatgtttccccttctttctcccccccccctttcatATCCGCTCgtattttcttgtttttttttttgtgattgCTCCCTTACAAGTAAATAAGCGAACGAATTTGTTCATTTAACTGTCGATGAGAGCATTATTTCAGATGtctaatttttgttttcttttcaactTTGCCCGTTCGTTTGCCTTGTGCTGGCATGCAGTGCACGCTGCACACGTGTGACCCATCGGTTGAGCCGCAAGAGAGGACCACCGTGAggatatgtgtatgtatatatacatacacatgcaCAATCTTTGTGGCCTATgcatttatgaaaatttaacACTCTTGAGTACCACGAAGAGCACAAAAACTGGACGATTACACCCCCTCCTAACACTTGCTCCCGCCCCCCTGCAAACGCAAAACCCCCCCTTCTTCTGTCCCTTTCATCTTGTCTCCCACCTTCTGCGGCACGACCCAAAACTTAGAGTCAAACTTTGGCAAAAAGTACACAAGGtaaggaggaaggaaatagGGGTTGctttctttaaaaaagagagagaaaataaagggggGCTGACAAACAGCACTCCCTCCTCAAAGTCTCCAAATCTAACTTGGACGGCAGCAGTGAGGGCGGTGCTATACGTAGAGCTGGTTGGCAAATCGAATCAGCAAGCGGCACGCAACCTTTGGTACGAATCATTACCATGTTACGGCACACACGTTTCTCCTTCACGCACCAGCGACCACACCTCGTACATTGGCAGTCGCTCGGCAAAACACATTTCGACGTATGTGTCATCGGCGCCGGTCCCGCTGGCATTGCAGCAGCCCTACGAGCTGTGGACTACAACAAACGGGTCTGTCTTGTAGAAGCAAAGCGTATTGGCGGTTGCGATCTGTGGAATGGCACACTTCAGTCGAAAACGTTGTGGGAAATGTCAAATTTTTTGGGGCGCGCGAGGGGAAGTTCCGCCGAACGGGTGTATGGAACTACCATTTCAAATTTTATGGAGCTCGACGATGAACGCATGCTGCAGACACTGCAAGAGGTGAGCGAGACGCGGGAAAAGCAGGTACTATCTGCCCTCAGCGCCTCTAACGTGGCGTTACTCTACGGTCGCGCCGCTTTTGCTAGCCCTCATGAGTTAGAGGTCAGTAGCCGCGAGGCAAAGGAGTACCGAACGGTGACGGCTGATTATTTCATCATCGCCACAGGTTCTGCCCCTGTCACGCAGCCACATGTGCCCGTGGACCACAAGAACGTGGTGACTTCCGATGACCTTATGACGTTACCGCTGCCAAAAAGCATGGTAGTGGTGGGTGGCGGCGCGCTTGGCAGTGAATTCGCGACGACATACGGCAGGCTTGGTAAGACCAAGGTGTTTCTACTAGACAAGAAGGAGCGCATAATGCCgaaggaagatgatgatgtggcAGCAACGATACAGAAGGGAATGGAAAAGCATGGCGTAGAGGTGCACCAAGATTGCTTGCTGTACAGCTTACAATCACTGACCAAAAGTGAGAGTGATGGCCAGGAGACACCAAATGACGGCACCTCGGGGAATGGAGTTCGCTATACCATCATGCACCGCAAGACACATGAACTTCAGACGTACGAAGTGGAGCGGGCCCTTATCGTGACTGGGCGCCGACCGAATTACTTCGGACTGGGCCTACGTAATACTAACTGCGAAGTGCGCGACGGGGTACTTGTGCTAGACGAGTTTGGCAGGTGTGTAAACCAAAAACACATTTACGCCGTGGGAGACGCAACAGGTCGTGACAGGTCAGTTAGTATGGGCGAAGCGAAGGGGCGGTTGGCAGTAGATCATATATACAGTCCACACATAACGGAGCCGCTTCACCCCGACCATTCCAGAATTGTATTCCTAGACACTGCCGTAGCTTCCGtgggaaaaaacgaaaagcagtgcagagaaaaaaatgtatcgTATGTAGTGGCCAAGTATGGGTTTGAACTCTGCAGTCGCAACGTGGCTGCGAGCAACACCGAAGGGTTTGTAAAAATACTCGCGAGTAATGACAGTAAAAAGACGCTTCTCGGCGTTCACGTGGTGGGATGGAGCGGAAGTACTATCGTAGAGTTCGCTACCGCGGCGATTCAACGTAAACAGTCGGCATACGAGCTGAGTGAAATGCTCACAGCGTACCCATCCGTTTCACAAGCATTTCTAGAGTGCTTGCGCGTCATATTGGGCACATCCATGTTAAAACCCGGTACATTCCCCGGTCTCGTCTGCAATACATGGACTCCGTCTGACTGTGAGCGAGGTCGGGGCTATTGTTCGCTGGGAAATGCTCAAGGCGGTGGCAAGCAATAGGTGGCAAAGCAGCCGGTGGTGAGGCAAAGCTGAAAAGCAACCGAGGATATCGAGCGACTCTAAATGTTTGTGGAAGCACACAAGCCTACGGCCCCGTAAAGGGCCCAAATTGCGGATGGCGTGACTGCTGGATGTTCAGTTACAGCTCTTCCACCGTCATGTGTATACGTTTTAGGGATATGTGAGAGTACTGTTTTGCGCTGGTCAAAAGCAGATCGCATGAGGGCATAAGATCCAGGACAGCGTATTAttacttcccttccctcaccctcatccattttcttctttttttaccacCCCTCTTATCAGTGAGTTCATAATCAATCGTCTCCTTCCTTCGAAGGTGAGAGACCTATCGACTCCCTACCTTACCTGTCTTTCGCCTCTCTGCTTTGTTTCATACCGTGCAGTGTTCTGTATACCGTTATGGCCATGGCTGGAATGCGCGGGGAGGGCGAAATCCTCCGCGCGATAAGCAGTCATTACCAACGGCAACGGGAAAGAAAGCACGTCATCGTGATATAACTTTGAAACGTCTGCGTGCGGACGTTGCAACGGTccaaatgtgtgtgtgggtgggGGGGAGGGACTACCCCGATGTTTGAGTACTCACTATGGCGAGGGCCTCATGCATGATGTTTTATCggacacacatacacacaaatgaATGTCGTATCTTAACCAACGTGTAGGCAGGCGCGCTGTCCTTTAGCCGTTGGAACTACTTTGATTGCTGTAGCTTgactgaattttttttttttcgttcggCCGATCCACTTTCTCTCAAACCTTGTCCCTCATTATTAGTGCTTCGACATTGCTTCTAGTGTTTCTGTCGGAGTGCTTCGGTGTATTCCCGCGGGTGCTGCAGTCGAGGCGGTCCCACAAGGCAAAACCGCGACGAAGGAGGGAACGTTAGGAAAGGAgcagaaactgaagaagaagcCCAAGGAGctgaaaaaataagaaaggttTAACAACAGGTAACAGGGGTTGAAGTGGAGTTAGAGAAGGGAAGATTAGAAAGTCGGAGGGGAGAAGCGGGGGGAGGAATTACAGAACTGCAGAAAGGGATACGGGCCAATCCACTTAGCCGCCCGTCCCTCGTGGCCGTGTTGACCCGTTGGACAAACGGTTGCTTTGTACGGCTATCGGCCACGACGGGACGTCATCTAGTGATCAGTTGGACAAATCAAATATCACAGGTTGCGAGTTAACACATACAGCAGAAGTTCTAGTGAGCGACTCACGTAGTGGCTAAGCAACTGAAGTTTCAATGAATTGTCGTGAGATCATAAGGAAGCTTCTGCTCAACCCAGCGCACAACAATGCCGCCACAAGAACTGCCCAAGGAGATAATGGAGACAGTAACCAGCGGGCGTACACTCGCATCTCACGCCTTGCCGCGTTCCAGAGCGCCCAGACACAAGAAAGCACTCCTAAAACCAATGGAACCGGACGGGCAACGACAGAGGGGTTAACGGAGGCTGAGGTGCGGTGGTTAGTGATGGAGTCCCGGGCGCTGTTCATGTCGCAGCCGATGCTAGTAGAAATTGCCGCCCCCGTGAGAATTTGCGGGGATGTGCACGGACAGTACACCGACCTCCTGCGACTCTTCGACTTGGGAGGCTTCCCTCCAGATGCAAATTACATTTTTCTCGGGGACTACGTAGACCGTGGTGACCAGTCATTGGAAACAATCTGTCTCTTGCTCGCATATAAGTTGAGCTTCCCTGAGACCTTCTTCCTCCTACGTGGCAACCACGAGTGTAGTAG contains:
- a CDS encoding T. brucei spp.-specific protein encodes the protein MGSGVGRLGEKSHGHEGGVFRGENGSKTDNTIAAAGNSVGENGPRLLDGLPAVSTARGSKIAEDDVDADDEESDCDANQDDNSRTQRKKLALIVNNGDCATAPESSQQFNAVPCTDHLPQSTHPAGGEEMMRVQRTSNSVPDPAEAVGTETIGDRERTRDSADCQLRLSASRRRITHGRDDKSNSTKTAPSSEFILEMDKTANGLSDYPSDGPARSSTQVSLRERGLKDMTSVHNPQATPTSILRKNSCETRELSHNLQSNASDTNTIDGSDIPSRSPRMGPSLPVSTNINDVDMLSSHEEMEDDLQRISALIRRMHQQGNDPLPGEAGGASVGYYP
- a CDS encoding acetoin dehydrogenase e3 component, putative, with translation MLRHTRFSFTHQRPHLVHWQSLGKTHFDVCVIGAGPAGIAAALRAVDYNKRVCLVEAKRIGGCDLWNGTLQSKTLWEMSNFLGRARGSSAERVYGTTISNFMELDDERMLQTLQEVSETREKQVLSALSASNVALLYGRAAFASPHELEVSSREAKEYRTVTADYFIIATGSAPVTQPHVPVDHKNVVTSDDLMTLPLPKSMVVVGGGALGSEFATTYGRLGKTKVFLLDKKERIMPKEDDDVAATIQKGMEKHGVEVHQDCLLYSLQSLTKSESDGQETPNDGTSGNGVRYTIMHRKTHELQTYEVERALIVTGRRPNYFGLGLRNTNCEVRDGVLVLDEFGRCVNQKHIYAVGDATGRDRSVSMGEAKGRLAVDHIYSPHITEPLHPDHSRIVFLDTAVASVGKNEKQCREKNVSYVVAKYGFELCSRNVAASNTEGFVKILASNDSKKTLLGVHVVGWSGSTIVEFATAAIQRKQSAYELSEMLTAYPSVSQAFLECLRVILGTSMLKPGTFPGLVCNTWTPSDCERGRGYCSLGNAQGGGKQ